From a single Vitis vinifera cultivar Pinot Noir 40024 chromosome 18, ASM3070453v1 genomic region:
- the LOC100248808 gene encoding F-box/kelch-repeat protein At1g22040 produces MGSFLSLAGPKSRTSEHDEGSQHETCKRQRMSSSFNEENPRLIPSLPDEISILILARLPRICYFDLRLVSRNWKATITSPELFNLRKELGKTEEWLYILTKVEEDRLLWHALDPLSRRWQRLPSMPNVVYEEESRKVSSGLWMWNMVGPSIKIADVIRGWLGRKDTLDQMPFCGCAIGAVDGCLYVLGGFSSASTMRCVWRFDPILNAWSEVTPMSTGRAYCKTGILNDKLYVVGGVSRGRGGLTPLQSAEVFDPCTDTWSQIPSMPFSRAQVLPTAFLADMLKPIATGMTSYMGRLCVPQSLYSWPFFVDVGGEIYDPETNSWVEMPIGMGDGWPARQAGTKLSVVVDGELYAFDPSSSLDSGNIKVYDQKEDAWKVVIGKVPICDFTDSESPYLLAGFHGKLHIITKDANHDIAVLQADLRDNLGFPPSTSPSCSAASSHEHSDLLAETETVVWKVIATRDFGTAELVSCQVLDI; encoded by the coding sequence ATGGGGTCTTTCTTGAGCTTGGCTGGGCCCAAGAGTAGGACAAGCGAGCATGATGAGGGGTCTCAGCATGAAACCTGCAAGAGGCAAAGGATGTCTTCAAGCTTTAATGAGGAAAATCCAAGATTGATTCCTAGCCTTCCTGATGAGATATCAATCCTTATTCTTGCTAGACTTCCAAGAATTTGCTATTTCGATTTGAGGTTGGTGTCACGGAACTGGAAGGCAACCATTACAAGTCCAGAACTCTTCAATTTAAGAAAAGAACTTGGAAAAACAGAAGAATGGCTATACATATTGACTAAGGTTGAAGAAGATAGACTTTTGTGGCATGCTTTGGACCCTTTGTCAAGAAGATGGCAGAGGTTGCCATCAATGCCTAATGTTGTTTATGAAGAAGAATCTAGGAAGGTTTCATCTGGGCTTTGGATGTGGAATATGGTGGGGCCAAGCATCAAAATTGCGGATGTAATTAGGGGCTGGCTTGGGCGGAAGGATACATTGGATCAAATGCCATTTTGTGGTTGTGCTATTGGAGCTGTTGATGGATGCCTCTATGTTCTTGGTGGATTTTCCAGTGCTTCAACAATGAGATGCGTCTGGCGTTTTGATCCAATTTTGAATGCATGGAGTGAAGTGACTCCAATGTCAACAGGCAGGGCCTACTGTAAGACTGGTATATTAAACGACAAGCTTTATGTTGTTGGAGGGGTTAGTCGGGGCAGAGGTGGATTGACTCCTCTTCAATCTGCGGAAGTTTTTGATCCTTGCACTGATACATGGTCTCAAATACCAAGCATGCCATTCTCAAGAGCTCAGGTGTTACCCACTGCCTTTTTGGCAGACATGCTAAAGCCTATTGCCACCGGAATGACTTCATACATGGGAAGATTATGTGTCCCTCAGAGTTTATACTCATGGCCTTTTTTTGTAGATGTTGGAGGAGAGATTTATGATCCTGAAACAAATTCATGGGTTGAAATGCCAATTGGTATGGGGGATGGTTGGCCTGCACGGCAGGCTGGTACAAAATTAAGCGTTGTAGTAGATGGTGAATTATATGCATTTGACCCTTCCAGTTCCCTAGATAGTGGCAATATCAAGGTTTATGATCAAAAAGAAGATGCTTGGAAAGTTGTTATAGGAAAGGTTCCTATCTGTGATTTTACAGATTCAGAATCTCCATACTTACTTGCTGGGTTTCATGGCAAACTTCACATCATCACAAAAGATGCCAATCATGACATTGCTGTTCTGCAGGCTGATCTGCGTGATAATTTGGGTTTTCCCCCATCAACCTCACCTTCTTGTTCAGCTGCCTCCTCACATGAACATTCTGATTTATTGGCAGAAACAGAAACAGTTGTTTGGAAGGTTATTGCCACAAGGGATTTTGGAACTGCAGAACTGGTCAGTTGTCAAGTTCTTGATATTTAG
- the LOC100260859 gene encoding uncharacterized protein LOC100260859 — protein sequence MFPSPMQNPEDVPTHQHLQLGLKALMAISEKETPHKLNAGSGIVHSYKILSASASASLSKSSSWSSSSSSFNSSLPSLPRFLSYPSSVMGDLIGTESGVYMSPYEDLVTAAVEKSKPYNNGRQNKGSQEPATKRKYPPPIPLLAGTGNLVAHMPWVLTRRYTNDGKLILTEERGKYQEYFEAKREHGRLLLSLVSLDNANGHPHTVDDKDEQVEEEDLYFMEGVPGATEKYTETELIDFDIYDDESCDDENGKQPTKMVDGIATQKGSMTTLASSMPEIPPVKMMHEKSRFGRRCLTFVDRGSSDSSNMFGPMLDNIIYT from the coding sequence ATGTTTCCATCTCCCATGCAGAACCCAGAAGATGTTCCAACCCACCAGCATCTGCAGCTGGGTCTCAAGGCCCTGATGGCCATTTCTGAAAAGGAGACACCTCACAAGTTGAACGCCGGTTCCGGCATTGTCCATTCCTACAAGATCTTATCAGCATCAGCTTCAGCATCACTGTCTAAGTCATCTTCCTGGTCATCGTCCTCTTCTTCCTTTAATTCGTCGCTGCCTTCATTGCCTCGTTTCTTATCGTATCCTTCTTCTGTGATGGGTGATTTAATTGGGACCGAGAGTGGTGTTTACATGAGCCCATATGAAGATTTAGTCACAGCAGCGGTAGAGAAAAGCAAGCCCTACAACAACGGACGTCAAAACAAGGGAAGTCAAGAACCAGCAACGAAAAGGAAATACCCGCCCCCAATACCTTTACTAGCAGGAACAGGGAATTTGGTCGCCCATATGCCTTGGGTTTTAACTAGACGATACACAAATGATGGAAAGCTGATACTTACGGAGGAGAGAGGCAAGTACCAGGAGTACTTCGAAGCCAAGAGGGAGCACGGCCGTCTCTTGCTCTCTCTTGTGTCTCTTGACAACGCCAATGGGCATCCTCACACAGTTGACGACAAGGACGAGCAGGTGGAAGAAGAAGATCTATATTTCATGGAAGGAGTTCCCGGGGCAACAGAAAAATACACAGAAACTGAACTGATTGACTTTGACATTTATGATGATGAGAGTTGTGATGATGAGAACGGGAAGCAACCTACTAAGATGGTGGATGGAATTGCGACGCAGAAAGGGTCCATGACAACGTTGGCTTCTTCAATGCCGGAGATACCTCCGGTGAAGATGATGCATGAAAAAAGTCGATTTGGACGCAGGTGCTTGACATTCGTGGATAGGGGATCATCAGACTCCTCCAATATGTTTGGGCCCATGCTCGACAACATCATATACACCTAG
- the LOC132253224 gene encoding uncharacterized protein LOC132253224 yields MDFSKDGFVCKIEPVVSTVRGFVWSALRLSSSMQSPQNDSAQRYLGLGFKALIATPEKETLHQRDRSSRIVHSHTRASSSSSYSFRSLPKLSCSSSFSSSMTGDLIGTESGVYMSSNDEDLMTEMVDINGAPCNYLSRKKPCCRDTRTREHPAPISTLVRPGNLSGDKPFALKRQCVDGRLIITKERPKQCHRVHAKKENGRLLLYLVPPVEDEEYGEEMEDVIEENHVKDISDNHRDGKQPCGVVDATGVEKGPFTTVASSMHQPCVVNWSGNGGAARRCFTYVGEGISDTSFFNVPTMNKAIYT; encoded by the coding sequence ATGGATTTCTCAAAGGACGGTTTTGTTTGTAAGATCGAACCCGTTGTTTCAACTGTTCGTGGGTTTGTGTGGTCGGCGTTGAGGCTATCAAGTTCAATGCAGAGCCCACAGAATGATTCTGCACAGCGGTATTTGGGGCTAGGTTTCAAGGCATTGATAGCCACACCTGAGAAGGAAACGCTTCACCAGCGGGACCGCTCTTCTCGCATAGTCCATTCCCATACAAGGGCATCATCTTCATCCTCTTATTCTTTCAGGTCCCTGCCAAAATTGTCTTGTTCTTCCTCATTCTCATCTTCTATGACAGGTGATTTGATTGGGACTGAGAGTGGTGTGTACATGAGCTCCAATGATGAAGATTTAATGACAGAAATGGTGGATATTAATGGAGCACCCTGCAATTACTTGAGTCGGAAAAAACCATGTTGTAGAGACACAAGGACGAGGGAACACCCAGCGCCAATATCTACACTGGTACGCCCTGGGAACTTGTCCGGGGATAAACCTTTTGCTTTGAAGAGACAGTGTGTTGACGGAAGACTGATTATTACAAAGGAGAGACCGAAACAATGCCACCGAGTACATGCCAAGAAAGAGAATGGCCGACTCTTGTTATATCTCGTACCCCCTGTTGAAGACGAGGAATATGGTGAGGAGATGGAAGATGTGATTGAAGAAAACCATGTGAAAGACATTTCTGATAATCATAGGGATGGGAAACAACCTTGCGGGGTGGTGGATGCAACGGGAGTGGAGAAAGGGCCATTTACAACGGTGGCTTCTTCGATGCACCAGCCTTGTGTGGTGAATTGGAGTGGAAACGGTGGAGCGGCACGTAGGTGCTTCACTTACGTGGGCGAGGGAATTTCAGATACCAGTTTTTTTAATGTGCCCACCATGAACAAGGCCATATATACCTAG
- the LOC104882477 gene encoding uncharacterized protein LOC104882477, translated as MLQQWFVHAQVERQRKVLSFNLSIDLMQNQPFRQRSSSFEEQSLNNSSIMLSSPASSSSSLSGDHIGQESCADLWDNEEWRGGVERRGRIGRSSEMKTKKEFPPPIPWLAQTENLLSHMPWVMKRYHTSDGRLIIREEKVKHHEYFRAHRANGRLTLHLIPMNDDFYEEENLKGEAEENEGNAEVGDADDGREEEEEEEEKESVKSSCVEMNDGGGGGGGGGAAKCYMGSVSSCMFGMAIAAVKPLHI; from the coding sequence atgctgcAACAGTGGTTTGTCCATGCCCAGGTAGAGAGACAAAGAAAAGTTCTTTCTTTCAATCTATCAATAGATCTCATGCAGAATCAACCGTTTAGACAAAGGTCATCTTCATTCGAGGAGCAATCACTCAACAACAGCTCCATCATGTTGTCTTCTCCGGCGTCGTCGTCGTCGTCTCTGTCTGGGGATCATATAGGGCAGGAGAGTTGTGCTGATCTCTGGGATAATGAGGAGTGGCGTGGGGGTGTTGAGAGGCGTGGACGGATAGGTCGGAGTTCGGAGATGAAGACGAAGAAGGAATTTCCGCCTCCGATACCATGGCTGGCGCAGACGGAGAACTTGCTGTCGCACATGCCGTGGGTAATGAAGAGGTACCATACGAGCGATGGGCGGCTCATCATTAGGGAGGAGAAGGTGAAGCATCACGAGTACTTCAGGGCACACAGGGCCAATGGCCGCCTCACACTGCATCTTATACCCATGAACGACGACTTTTACGAGGAGGAGAATCTGAAGGGAGAAGCCGAGGAAAATGAGGGAAATGCAGAAGTTGGGGATGCCGATGATGGaagggaggaggaggaggaggaagaggagAAAGAATCAGTGAAGTCATCGTGTGTTGAGATGAATGAtgggggaggaggaggaggaggaggaggagcaGCCAAGTGTTACATGGGATCCGTCTCTTCATGTATGTTTGGGATGGCTATAGCAGCAGTCAAGCCACTCCATATTTAG
- the LOC100253901 gene encoding large ribosomal subunit protein eL30z, with the protein MVAGKKTKKSHEGINNRLALVMKSGKYTLGHKTVLRSLRSSKGKLILISNNCPPLRKSEIEYYAMLSKVGVHHYNGNNVDLGTACGKYFRVSCLSIIDPGDSDIINTLPGDQ; encoded by the exons ATGGTGGCGGGAAAGAAGACA AAGAAGTCTCATGAGGGCATCAACAACAGGCTGGCTCTTGTGATGAAGAGTGGCAAATATACTCTAGGCCACAAAACCGTTCTTCGTTCCCTCAGGAGCTCCAAGG GAAAGCTAATTTTAATTTCCAACAATTGCCCCCCTTTGCGCAAGTCTGAAATCGAGTACTATGCAATGCTCTCGAAGGTCGGGGTTCATCATTACAATGGAA ACAATGTTGATCTGGGAACAGCTTGTGGCAAGTATTTCCGTGTGTCATGCCTCAGCATTATTGATCCAG GTGATTCGGATATCATCAACACTCTACCTGGTGATCAGTAG
- the LOC100248897 gene encoding uncharacterized protein LOC100248897 isoform X1 has protein sequence MSSPYPILDNRPIDQWKVTELKEELKRRKLKMTGLKDDLIKRLNEAILIEREALEREANKAVVCEPEPVVKGGDMGAKPNNHVEMTGDTGNPGRNKSEKLDDFVRVVEIVDGPTELGTGSATTIGELVVSEASMETSGMVDKAVIVQIASKVKSSENEEVKSAENDEVKSAENDEVKSAENDEIKTESENSKPPQIDAVPNVSGPNNQVYEVSPVLGFQVESESISSDSVSINEKNELKDNLNADNVNLELEVVKTEMVQPSSQEVPPSGGNLHPLDDQKPRENQDSVEETDDNKSKHVDFCGKNDDAGGGSPVKLNLDQHTANNLVDDGVLENKQIDSNHISNEVEDKIELTEMSFTKDKNPVHDVVLDLYPEEMETSAEKKNSITAPSEESNLQDDNKAKYLDLHKGSEMADGGSLEKLILDHSSADDSMEEDALETKQTDSNHNSSEVGNKIEMTEVTGSKVGGKVDDVGTDLSSDRTVPPSEKKDNVATLEKRKFQDEGVGVNETPKRQRRWNNESLKIPEPQSSNLTPSTTPKDSFHASRLKRNLTRSDSTVSGDAPKERIVPMSPKPPTNSLRIDRFLRPFTLKAVQELLAKTGNVCSFWMDHIKTHCYVTYSSVEEAKETRNALYNLQWPPNGGRLLVAEYVDPQEVKSRVDAPPQSPATPVSAGPSVPAASSPVQTPPSARQHGLRQQLPPPPPVLQPPPVSKPPTARERIQLPPPPPVPEKVDAPIVTLDDLFRKTKTTPRIYYLPLSDEQVAAKTKKK, from the exons ATGTCTTCGCCATATCCAATTCTTGACAATCGACCAATTGATCAATGGAAAGTGACAGAGTTGAAGGAAGAGCTCAAGAGGCGGAAATTAAAGATGACTGGGTTGAAAGATGATTTGATAAAGCGGTTGAATGAAGCAATTCTCATTGAGAGGGAGGCTTTGGAGAGAGAAGCAAACAAAGCTGTTGTTTGTGAGCCTGAACCTGTGGTTAAGGGTGGGGATATGGGGGCAAAGCCTAATAATCATGTTGAAATGACTGGAGATACTGGGAATCCTGGTAGAAACAAAAGTgaaaagttggatgattttGTTCGTGTGGTTGAGATTGTTGATGGTCCAACTGAGCTGGGTACTGGGTCTGCCACCACGATTGGGGAACTGGTGGTTTCAGAGGCTTCCATGGAAACTAGTGGAATGGTTGACAAGGCTGTGATAGTCCAGATTGCATCTAAAGTGAAATCTTCTGAAAACGAGGAAGTGAAATCTGCTGAAAACGATGAAGTGAAATCTGCTGAAAACGATGAAGTGAAATCGGCAGAAAATGATGAAATCAAGACAGAGAGTGAGAATTCAAAGCCTCCCCAAATAGATGCGGTGCCTAATGTTTCCGGTCCAAACAACCAGGTATATGAGGTCAGCCCTGTTTTAGGGTTTCAAGTAGAGTCTGAATCTATTTCTAGTGATTCTGTGTCAATTAATGAAAAGAATGAACTAAAGGATAATTTAAATGCTGATAATGTCAATTTAGAATTAGAAGTTGTTAAGACGGAGATGGTGCAACCATCATCTCAAGAAGTCCCTCCCAGTGGTGGCAATTTACACCCACTGGATGATCAAAAGCCACGTGAGAACCAGGACTCTGTAGAGGAAACAGATGACAACAAATCCAAGCATGTggatttttgtggaaaaaacGATGATGCAGGTGGGGGTTCACCTGTAAAATTGAACTTAGACCAACATACAGCTAATAATTTAGTGGATGATGGTGTATTGGAGAATAAGCAAATTGATTCAAATCACATATCCAATGAAGTGGAAGACAAGATTGAGCTTACTGAAATGTCTTTTACAAAAGACAAAAATCCTGTTCATGACGTTGTGCTTGATTTGTATCCCGAAGAGATGGAAACATCTGCAGAAAAGAAGAATAGCATCACCGCTCCTTCTGAGGAAAGTAACTTACAAG ATGACAATAAAGCTAAATATTTGGATCTTCACAAGGGAAGTGAAATGGCAGATGGGGGGTCACTGgagaaattaattttggatCATTCTTCAGCAGATGATTCTATGGAGGAGGATGCATTGGAGACAAAGCAGACTGACTCAAATCATAATTCTAGTGAAGTGGGGAATAAGATTGAGATGACTGAAGTTACTGGTTCCAAGGTGGGAGGTAAAGTTGATGACGTGGGGACTGATTTATCTTCTGACAGGACGGTGCCTCCTTCTGAAAAGAAAGATAATGTTGCCACTCTGGAGAAAAGGAAGTTTCAAG ATGAAGGAGTTGGGGTCAATGAAACTCCGAAGAGGCAGCGTAGGTGGAATAATGAAAGCCTCAAAATTCCTGAGCCACAAAGCTCTAATCTTACACCGTCTACAACACCTAAGGATTCATTTCATGCTTCAAGACTGAAGCGCAACCTCACAAGGTCTGACTCTACAGTTAGTGGAGATGCACCAAAGGAACGAATTG TACCGATGTCACCAAAACCTCCAACAAATTCTCTTAGAATTGATCGCTTTTTGCGTCCTTTTACCCTGAAAGCTGTGCAAGAACTTCTAGCTAAAACTGGGAATGTCTGCAGTTTCTGGATGGACCATATTAAAACCCATTGCTATGTCACA TACTCATCAGTAGAAGAAGCTAAAGAAACGCGAAATGCTCTCTACAATCTTCAATGGCCTCCAAATGGAGGGCGCCTCCTAGTGGCTGAGTATGTTGATCCCCAAGAAGTGAAGTCACGGGTAGATGCCCCACCCCAATCTCCAGCCACACCAGTTAGTGCTGGTCCATCTGTTCCTGCGGCATCATCTCCCGTTCAGACACCACCCTCAGCGCGTCAGCATGGCCTCAGGCAACAACTTCCACCCCCACCTCCCGTACTTCAGCCGCCACCTGTTTCTAAGCCACCTACAGCAAGGGAACGTATTCAACTTCCTCCACCGCCTCCAGTCCCTGAGAAAGTAGATGCACCAATTGTTACCTTGGACGACCTATTCAGGAAAACGAAGACCACCCCTCGGATCTACTACCTCCCCTTGTCAGACGAGCAGGTTGCCGCAAAAACGAAGAAGAAGTAG
- the LOC100248897 gene encoding uncharacterized protein LOC100248897 isoform X2 has translation MSSPYPILDNRPIDQWKVTELKEELKRRKLKMTGLKDDLIKRLNEAILIEREALEREANKAVVCEPEPVVKGGDMGAKPNNHVEMTGDTGNPGRNKSEKLDDFVRVVEIVDGPTELGTGSATTIGELVVSEASMETSGMVDKAVIVQIASKVKSSENEEVKSAENDEVKSAENDEVKSAENDEIKTESENSKPPQIDAVPNVSGPNNQVYEVSPVLGFQVESESISSDSVSINEKNELKDNLNADNVNLELEVVKTEMVQPSSQEVPPSGGNLHPLDDQKPRENQDSVEETDDNKSKHVDFCGKNDDAGGGSPVKLNLDQHTANNLVDDGVLENKQIDSNHISNEVEDKIELTEMSFTKDKNPVHDVVLDLYPEEMETSAEKKNSITAPSEESNLQDDSMEEDALETKQTDSNHNSSEVGNKIEMTEVTGSKVGGKVDDVGTDLSSDRTVPPSEKKDNVATLEKRKFQDEGVGVNETPKRQRRWNNESLKIPEPQSSNLTPSTTPKDSFHASRLKRNLTRSDSTVSGDAPKERIVPMSPKPPTNSLRIDRFLRPFTLKAVQELLAKTGNVCSFWMDHIKTHCYVTYSSVEEAKETRNALYNLQWPPNGGRLLVAEYVDPQEVKSRVDAPPQSPATPVSAGPSVPAASSPVQTPPSARQHGLRQQLPPPPPVLQPPPVSKPPTARERIQLPPPPPVPEKVDAPIVTLDDLFRKTKTTPRIYYLPLSDEQVAAKTKKK, from the exons ATGTCTTCGCCATATCCAATTCTTGACAATCGACCAATTGATCAATGGAAAGTGACAGAGTTGAAGGAAGAGCTCAAGAGGCGGAAATTAAAGATGACTGGGTTGAAAGATGATTTGATAAAGCGGTTGAATGAAGCAATTCTCATTGAGAGGGAGGCTTTGGAGAGAGAAGCAAACAAAGCTGTTGTTTGTGAGCCTGAACCTGTGGTTAAGGGTGGGGATATGGGGGCAAAGCCTAATAATCATGTTGAAATGACTGGAGATACTGGGAATCCTGGTAGAAACAAAAGTgaaaagttggatgattttGTTCGTGTGGTTGAGATTGTTGATGGTCCAACTGAGCTGGGTACTGGGTCTGCCACCACGATTGGGGAACTGGTGGTTTCAGAGGCTTCCATGGAAACTAGTGGAATGGTTGACAAGGCTGTGATAGTCCAGATTGCATCTAAAGTGAAATCTTCTGAAAACGAGGAAGTGAAATCTGCTGAAAACGATGAAGTGAAATCTGCTGAAAACGATGAAGTGAAATCGGCAGAAAATGATGAAATCAAGACAGAGAGTGAGAATTCAAAGCCTCCCCAAATAGATGCGGTGCCTAATGTTTCCGGTCCAAACAACCAGGTATATGAGGTCAGCCCTGTTTTAGGGTTTCAAGTAGAGTCTGAATCTATTTCTAGTGATTCTGTGTCAATTAATGAAAAGAATGAACTAAAGGATAATTTAAATGCTGATAATGTCAATTTAGAATTAGAAGTTGTTAAGACGGAGATGGTGCAACCATCATCTCAAGAAGTCCCTCCCAGTGGTGGCAATTTACACCCACTGGATGATCAAAAGCCACGTGAGAACCAGGACTCTGTAGAGGAAACAGATGACAACAAATCCAAGCATGTggatttttgtggaaaaaacGATGATGCAGGTGGGGGTTCACCTGTAAAATTGAACTTAGACCAACATACAGCTAATAATTTAGTGGATGATGGTGTATTGGAGAATAAGCAAATTGATTCAAATCACATATCCAATGAAGTGGAAGACAAGATTGAGCTTACTGAAATGTCTTTTACAAAAGACAAAAATCCTGTTCATGACGTTGTGCTTGATTTGTATCCCGAAGAGATGGAAACATCTGCAGAAAAGAAGAATAGCATCACCGCTCCTTCTGAGGAAAGTAACTTACAAG ATGATTCTATGGAGGAGGATGCATTGGAGACAAAGCAGACTGACTCAAATCATAATTCTAGTGAAGTGGGGAATAAGATTGAGATGACTGAAGTTACTGGTTCCAAGGTGGGAGGTAAAGTTGATGACGTGGGGACTGATTTATCTTCTGACAGGACGGTGCCTCCTTCTGAAAAGAAAGATAATGTTGCCACTCTGGAGAAAAGGAAGTTTCAAG ATGAAGGAGTTGGGGTCAATGAAACTCCGAAGAGGCAGCGTAGGTGGAATAATGAAAGCCTCAAAATTCCTGAGCCACAAAGCTCTAATCTTACACCGTCTACAACACCTAAGGATTCATTTCATGCTTCAAGACTGAAGCGCAACCTCACAAGGTCTGACTCTACAGTTAGTGGAGATGCACCAAAGGAACGAATTG TACCGATGTCACCAAAACCTCCAACAAATTCTCTTAGAATTGATCGCTTTTTGCGTCCTTTTACCCTGAAAGCTGTGCAAGAACTTCTAGCTAAAACTGGGAATGTCTGCAGTTTCTGGATGGACCATATTAAAACCCATTGCTATGTCACA TACTCATCAGTAGAAGAAGCTAAAGAAACGCGAAATGCTCTCTACAATCTTCAATGGCCTCCAAATGGAGGGCGCCTCCTAGTGGCTGAGTATGTTGATCCCCAAGAAGTGAAGTCACGGGTAGATGCCCCACCCCAATCTCCAGCCACACCAGTTAGTGCTGGTCCATCTGTTCCTGCGGCATCATCTCCCGTTCAGACACCACCCTCAGCGCGTCAGCATGGCCTCAGGCAACAACTTCCACCCCCACCTCCCGTACTTCAGCCGCCACCTGTTTCTAAGCCACCTACAGCAAGGGAACGTATTCAACTTCCTCCACCGCCTCCAGTCCCTGAGAAAGTAGATGCACCAATTGTTACCTTGGACGACCTATTCAGGAAAACGAAGACCACCCCTCGGATCTACTACCTCCCCTTGTCAGACGAGCAGGTTGCCGCAAAAACGAAGAAGAAGTAG